In Spinacia oleracea cultivar Varoflay chromosome 5, BTI_SOV_V1, whole genome shotgun sequence, a single window of DNA contains:
- the LOC110793481 gene encoding uncharacterized protein produces the protein MASTKVQRIMTQPINLIFRFLQSKARIQIWLFEQKDARIEGRIIGFDEYMNLVLDDAEEVNVKKKTRKSLGRILLKGDNITLMMNTGK, from the exons ATGGCGAGCACCAAAGTTCAGAGGATTATGACCCAGCCTATC AACCTGATATTCAGGTTTCTCCAAAGT AAAGCCCGTATCCAGATTTGGTTGTTTGAGCAGAAGGATGCCAGGATTGAAGGCCGTATTATT GGGTTTGACGAGTACATGAATTTAGTTTTAGATGATGCTGAAGAGGTGAACGTCAAAAAGAAGACCAGAAAATCACTTG GGAGGATTCTTCTGAAAGGAGACAATATTACTCTGATGATGAATAC GGGGAAATGA
- the LOC110793473 gene encoding protein FAR1-RELATED SEQUENCE 5-like, with product MELAVMDNSEALFESNSGILSTLMSELNKEVSLFVEGSESMLMMKEAKNEDEAYDLYNEYAFSKGFGIRVGKGRKRQNSELYTMKRFLCSCEGVKDEKRKRTRSYARLDTRTGCTAFVQFSIGKDGVWTVVNHNMIHNHAMVPLNKRHLIRSQRKVSKETLYFMSTLKASGVKVSDTLRVLRKEVGGSPMVGFTASDAYNALSRAKANKLEGHDCHQLIKYFAQRNSSEEGFYYDFELSEKDGLLSFFWRDGRMKRDYDYFGDLLVFDK from the exons ATGGAGCTCGCAGTTATGGATAATTCTGAAGCTCTTTTTGAATCTAATTCTGGAATTTTAAGTACATTGATGTCAGAAT TGAATAAGGAAGTAAGTCTTTTTGTTGAAGGGTCAGAATCTATGTTAATGATGAAGGAAGCTAAAAATGAAGACGAAGCTTATGATTTGTATAATGAATATGCTTTTAGTAAAGGTTTTGGTATTAGGGTTGGGAAAGGTCGGAAACGTCAAAACAGTGAACTTTATACTATGAAACGGTTCTTGTGTAGCTGCGAAGGGGTTAAAGATGAAAAAAGGAAGAGAACAAGGTCTTATGCTAGATTGGATACGCGTACTGGGTGTACTGCTTTTGTTCAGTTTTCTATCGGTAAGGATGGTGTGTGGACGGTTGTGAATCATAATATGATTCATAATCATGCTATGgttcctctaaataagaggcaTTTGATAAGATCACAAAGGAAGGTTAGTAAGGAGACTCTTTACTTTATGTCTACTTTAAAAGCTAGTGGTGTTAAAGTGTCTGATAccttgagggttttgaggaaagAAGTAGGCGGATCTCCTATGGTTGGTTTTACAGCTAGTGATGCTTATAATGCTTTATCACGTGCAAAAGCTAATAAACTTGAAGGTCATGACTGTCATCAGTTAATCAAGTATTTTGCTCAGAGAAATTCCAGTGAAGAAGGTTTTTATTATGACTTTGAGCTTAGTGAAAAAGATGGACTTTTAAGTTTCTTTTGGCGTGATGGTAGGATGAAGAGAGATTATGATTATTTTGGGGATTTATtggtttttgataaataa